Proteins encoded within one genomic window of Mesobacillus subterraneus:
- a CDS encoding dimethylamine monooxygenase subunit DmmA family protein — translation MFSYAKGKRKLLFCTDSEGNQNLHILVQQALNENVPFEFHILQEESDEEIVNQWFVKQKMGTYLYISGTFDFVKRIQGVAMKAGFSQHDMQSQAIGPVSKKLVCCTCHGKNEVSNQSYIVCGHCGQELEMSDHYSSRLDAFLGYITIK, via the coding sequence ATGTTTTCATATGCCAAAGGTAAAAGAAAGCTTTTATTTTGTACCGATTCAGAAGGAAATCAAAACTTACATATTCTCGTTCAGCAGGCATTGAATGAGAATGTACCATTTGAGTTTCATATTTTACAAGAAGAAAGTGACGAAGAAATTGTCAATCAATGGTTCGTAAAGCAGAAAATGGGTACGTATTTATACATTTCGGGGACATTTGATTTTGTAAAAAGGATACAAGGAGTAGCGATGAAGGCAGGCTTTTCCCAACATGACATGCAATCACAAGCTATCGGACCTGTCAGTAAGAAACTGGTTTGCTGCACTTGCCATGGCAAAAATGAAGTATCGAATCAGTCGTATATCGTTTGCGGGCACTGCGGACAGGAGCTGGAAATGTCGGATCACTATTCAAGCCGTTTGGATGCGTTTTTGGGTTATATAACGATCAAATAG